DNA sequence from the Penicillium psychrofluorescens genome assembly, chromosome: 3 genome:
TCATCGCGCAGCACATGTCCCTGCCGCAGGACCATGCCGACGTCGACCTGCTGTACGAGAAACTGTACACGGACTtcatcgaggccattgatgCCAACGACAACGGCGTGTCCGTGTATGACCCCAcgtcggtggcggcggtcCGTCTCGAGAAGCGGTTCAAGGATGGCGGCGTCACCCTGGCCTCGATCGTGAATGACTTGAACAACCCCGACCCGACCAGCCCACCGGGCGAGCCCCAGGATGAGGACAGCCTGTTCGGCCGGGCCAGCACGCTGATCGGCAATGTCTTTGTGCGGAAGCTGCACCATGCGAGCACGTCGTGGCTCCCGGCTCGCACGACGGTTGGGTCCGCGTATAGCTCGCGACGCGAAGTCCATTCATCTGGGCGCATTATTGTCTTGCCGCAGGGTGGTGTTCCCTGGAAAGAGCACCTGTACAACTTCGAACAGGAGTCGTcagcggaggaagaggtcGATCCGGCGGCCGAGGTGTTTTATGTTCTGTACCCGGAGAACGCGACAGAGGGAGCCAAGTGGCGCGTGCAGTGTGTCTCCGTCTCGGAGAGCAGTTTTGTCTCACGGAAGCCCCTCCCAGAGGCCTGGCGAGGCGTGCgtgacgaggatctggatggtGTGATGGCTgcggaggccgagaaggcggGCCAGGCTAAGATTCCGTCGGGGGCCGTTTTTGTTCACGCCAGTGGGTTCATTGGTGGGCATCAGACCAGAGAGGGCGCGATGGCCATGGCTGTCCGCAGTCTTGAGCAGTAAAGTGTTAGAATGCACACGATACGCAGTACTCAAAGAAAAGTTATGGGAATTTGGGGGTTATGAATTTTTTTTGAATTACATGATGATATCAAAGATCAAAGCACATCTAGGTACTTCATCCGGATTTCCATGGCAGTGTAACCGGATTCCTGCATTGAAAATCACTGTAGTGAAATTCCTCGTCCGTACTCCATGGACGAATGGATTGGCCCGAAGCTGGTTGCGCAGACGTCGTGCTGCGAACTGACCTTTGACGGGCGTCCAAAGGCAGGCGCAGGATATTCTTTCTGCAGATGTGGACTGGTCGGGTGTCCTCGGGAGCGTATTGGCCATAGTCTCGTATGTTCTCATCCAGTGGCATTTTCAGCATGAGTCGGAAATTCCGAGGGCTTCGTCTTTGGCGTCGCAACCCATAGACCAATATAAATCCGCGCGAGTCGAGCTGAAAAGGCTGGTGGTTGCTCTCGCATACTTAATTCAGCGGCGAACGTTCAACGAACTGATATCTTCAATACTGCCGGACCCATCACCCGAGGCCGACATATCCTTCGCGTCGACACGAGCGCCCAACATCTCCTCACGCTCACCCATCGCGCGCTGGATAAGCTTCGCCTTCATGGCAGCGCCCTTCAAGCGTTCGTCCACATCGTTGACCGCTTCCTCCGTGTTCGACATATCCAACGAAGCCGGgtcgaccagctccagaAGCGTTTGGAGGTTTCGGGTCAAGCGCGCGCTGTGCGCTGGAAGGGTGGGCATTTCTCCGCAGACGGAGGGATCCAGGATGTCCGATTCGCTGGTCGATTCATTGTGAGAAACTTCAGTCAGTCTCTGAGCCCAGACAAGGGCCTTGCCGTAAAGTCGGCCCATCTCGACGAATTTCTCGAAGCCCTTCTCGACGGCGAATACGCTGCCCTCGGTGTATCCAGCCTCTGTGCCATCCGCAGCGCCCAGATCATAGCCCTCTTGATAGAActgctcctcgagctctAGGAGGCTGTCGAGAAGGGActccatggtggtgggttgtggATGTTGGAAAACAGACGGGGCGGGTAGCTCTCGTGAGTCGAGAGTCCCGGcccactttctttctttgatTTTCCTTAACTAAGCCCCTCCATGGGTTAatttcttcctcttccaacaacatcaccaccaccacccaccaccatggccgcaACAGACCCCATCCTGCCCAAGGACGGCGAGCGGAATATCCTGATCACTTCCGCCTTACCCTATGTCAATAATGTGCCGCATCTGGGCAATGTCATCGGCTCGGTGCTGAGTGCGGATGTGTTTTCGCGGTATGACTCAAACCCTATCTACCCTCCAAAGCATCATTGCTAATTTCGCTCGTTAGCTACCACAAGGCCTGCGGTCGACGAACCCTGTATATCTGTGGTACGGACGAATACGGCACTGCGACAGAAACCAAGGCGCTAGAGGAAAAGGTGTCGCCGGAGGAGCTCTGCGCCAAGTACAATGCCATTCACCAGGAAGTGTACAAGTTCTTCGACATTGGCTTCGACTATTTTGGCCGCACTCCGACACAACAGCACACCGAGATCACGCAGAGCATCTTCATGCGCCTATACGAAAACGGGTGTCTAGCCGAGCAGACCTCCGAACAACCCTTCTGCGAACAGCACGGCTCGTTCCTAGCAGACCGCTACGTCGAAGGAGAATGCCCGCGGTGTCACTACGACGACGCACGTGGTGATCAATGCGACAAATGTGGCAATCTCATAGATCCCTTTGACCTGATCAAGCCCCGCTGCAAGCTCGACGGGGCAGCTCCGGTTCGCCGTGAGACGAAACATGTCTACCTCCTGCTTGATAAGCTGCAGCCGGAGATTGAGAAGTGGGTGCACTCTGCTATCGAAAAGGGTGCTTGGCCGAAGAACTCGCGCGTCATCACCGAGTCCTGGCTCAAGGAGGGGTTGAAGCCCCGTGGGATCACAAGGGATCTGAAGTGGGGCGTGCCTGTTCCGCTGAAGGGCTATGAAACTGGCAAGACGTGAGTCGGTTTTTGATTTTCTATCTAATTCTGGACTCCCGGCTGACACCTATTAGGATCTATGTCTGGTTCGAGGCTTGTATTGGCTATCCGTCCATCACAGCCAACTACACAAAGGATTGGGAGCAGTGGTGGCGTAACCCAGAGAACGTGCAACTGTACCAGTTCCTAGGCAAGGATAACGTGCCATTTCACTCCGTCATCTTCCCCGCTAGTCAGCTCGGAACCAAGGACAAGTGGACCATGCTGCATCATCTGAGCGCCACGGAATATCTGAACTATGAAGGCGGGAAATTCAGCAAGTCCCGCGGTGTTGGTGTATTTGGTACTACTGCGGAGCAGACCGGTGTGCCCCCGGACGTGTGGAGGTACTATTTGCTGAAGAACCGGCCCGAGACTGGCGATACGCAATTTGAGTGGCGTTCATTTGTGGAAGCCAACAACAGCGAGCTGTTGGCCAAGTACGGCAACCTGGTAAACCGGGTGGTGAAGATTGTGGCTGCCAAGTACGATTCGGTCATCCCCGAATTTACAGTTCCGAACACGGAGGTCTTCAATGATTTCCTCAGGGAAGTGACGGACTTGACCCGCCAGTATattgatgagatggaaagCGTGCACCTGCGCGCCGGTGTGCAAACGGCTATGAGGATTGCCGAAGCCGGCAATGGTAAGCCGTTTTCCCGAACTACTAGTGCCTCGTCCGAGTCATTGACATCTTGCTAGGTCTGATCCAAGCCAATCGACTCGACAACGCTTTGATTGCCAACGAGCCTGAGCTGGCCGCAGCTGTGGTGGGCACCATCCTAAACCTGATCTATTTGTTGTCTAGCGTGTTTGCGCCGTACATGCCTGCATCATCCAAGTCGATTTTGCAGCAACTAGATGCACCATTCCAACTAATCCCTAGTCCGGAGAGCATCAAGGACGGATGGAAGCCAACGGCGCTCAAGCCCGGTCACAAGATCGGCAAGGCGCAATACCTGTTCTCGCGGATCGATCCGAAGAAGGCGGATGAGTGGCGCGACATGTTTGGTGGCTCTCAGGCCGATCGtaagaagaaggaagaggaagccgCTAAACTAGCAGCTAAGAAAGCAGCTAGtaaggcgaagaagaaggagaagaaggacaagggTCAGGGCCCGGCTCCTCCTTCGGGTGGCGTCGAGGCATCCGCAAAGGGCGGTGCCAGTGCTGAGCGTCCTACTGTCGCGACGGAGAACAACGACGACGAAgcggtcgagaagatcgccgaTGGTGTGTCTCAGGTGACGCTGCCGACGTCGTAGTCGCGGTAGATTTCATCGGGTGTGGGATTCTGGCGCATGATTTGAGTGAATTATGGTTGGGTATCTTTTGGGCATGGCATAGGGGAGAAATAGCTAAAGGATGAAGTGTTGTTTCCAATGATATCTAGTCATTAAATCTCCGGATGCCCCCGATATAGTTCGGCTGGAAGTTAGCGTACTTTTGGATTCAAACTAGGTTTCTTTGTACCATCGGCGCGGAAGTAGAGCCCACTGCCCCGATTGGTACGGGGCTTCGGCGGGCGGGACACCGGGGGACACGGCATCCCATCTGTTTGGAAACGGGCTGATTGACATCATGCGCAGGATTCAAGAACTATACCGAGGTCGTTATAGACATTCGCGGTTAGCCAAAGTGGACAGGTAGGATGAGAGGGGCTCACGAATACCAATCACAGCTGGTGGAGAAATCTCCTGGCCCCAAGGTTTAGCCGGGGGCGGCCCAGTAGTGAAGGCTTTGGGGAGATGTCGGGTTGCTGTGCTGCACGGGCTAAACCCGCCGTTCCGGGAGCGGTTAGGCGGGAAATAATcgagggagggggggagtCGGTGAGCACTTCACGATGCAAAACTTGGATTGGAGATCAGGTTGGAGGTGCTCGTGACCGACTCCCTAGCAAACAATGTAGATTAACGATGATTGTGATGATGACCATAGAAGAGGTGGAATTAGAGATATATAAAAGGGGGCCACGATCCAGGGAATGGATGTAGTTCTCTGGTTCCTTCTGCACAGAGCCAGAAACAGAAGTACCTTATTCTGCCTTCATCTTGATTCTATCTACCATCTACTACATACCCAGGATGGACCAATCCAAGAAGGACACCAACCAGGGCCTCAACCCCGAACCGAAAAACCTCGAGGACATCCAAGCCTACCAGAAGAAGTGGGACGAGCTCATAAAAGACACAGATAGGCAGATTAAGCAGATCCGAGGTATGTATAGAACTATCTATCTATCATATGCAGTGTGGCGCACTGACAGGTGAGTGAATGACTGTATagaagaagaacgccagGCGGCcctgcagcaggcgcagcagcagcagcagcaacagaagGGGTCTCGATAGCGGACTTCATTTACACGACGAATGAACTAGAGTTGGAgtttttttgggggggaTTTTATGGATTATTGTTTCAATGCATCGTTACAGGAGACCAGGGAATCGGAACcgagagagaagaagtaGTTTTGGAATACACTAGGAATTGACAGGGATTATTATCGATCGTCCACTTGTTCGTATCGGAGGGGCCTAAACGAGTATCGCCAAAAAGGGGCAACGGGGGAACACACTTTTGCTGTTTgacaccaccatcccacTAGTAACTAGTCAACTACTCCTCATATTAACGAGCAAGTGGAGTCTGTATCCCTTGCTGTTACTAGAGCATGTCATCATGAAAGTCGGTCAACAACACCCGTTAGTCCAATCAGAgccactccctccctccctttctGACATTGAATCGACACTAACAAACTCACAGCCAGTATGACGATGAGGGGACCCTCCCACTCCGGGCCACCGTCCAGAATGCCACCGTCCTGCTGAGCGGGGCGCTTCTCGCGGCCCTCGCGGCGTTCGTTATATGGCAGGTGTCCCAGCTGCGCCTCCGAGGCCCGGTCTTACCCCGTCCGCTGGACACTGCCCTGCGCTGGGTGACCGCCATTCTCACCTGGTGCAGCCGACAATGGTTTATCGGCTCGCTGGTCACCTCGCTGGTCATGCAGATGGTCATCCTGCCGTGCTTTGAGCAGTGGAGGGCGGGGGATAACAATCCGAATGCACCTGGGTCCCGTGCCCCGATATTGACATGGAATCATAATAACGAGGGTCCGGCTAAGTGGACGGTTGCGGTCGATGACCCCGAGGCCCTGTTTCTGACTCTGGCGGCGATGCTGGGACCCGATAGAGTGCCGATGAGTAAACTCGAGTCGATCATGGCTGAACATGCGGAAACAACCACGACCACAACGGGGTGAGGGAAGAATGAGCCGGGATTAATTTGGCCCTAGACAGATATATTAGGAGGATATACTATTGAACAACAATGTGTTTGTCTTTCCGGTGCTTATCTAGCAGTGTCGGTATAGTTGAGTCTGTTATGCTTTTTCAAGCTTCtcctgcctcaggcatcaacaGAGCTTCCCATCCCCCCACGTCGCACTGACTCACTTGGCCGGATCAACAATCCCTCCCCCACTATCATCATGTCCGCCGAACCAGAAAACCCGTCCCCCGCTGAATTGGCCGCCCGTGAGCGCGATGAGCAAGACCGCAAAGCCCGCGAAGCCGCCGAGCAGGCCCAGCTGCCCTACAAATGGACGCAGACCATCCGCGACGTGGACCTGACCGCTCCGATCCCCGCCAACATCAAGGGCCGCGATATGGAGGTGGTGttgaccaagaccaagatccgCGTGGCGATCAAGGGGCAAGAAGCGATCATCGAGGTGCGTCCTGGCCATTATTAACTCTATACGCACCGGTGGAAGGGAAATGCTGAATCTACATGGTGATTAGGGCGACTTCCCCCACCCGGTCGTCGGTGACGAATCCTCCTGGACGCTGGAGACCACCCCGACCCCGCCGGGCAAGGAAGTCAATATCCATCTAGACAAGGTGAACAAGATGGAATGGTGGCCCCACGTCGTGACGACCGCCCCGAAGATCGATGTCAGCAAGATCACGCCGGAGAACTCGAGCCTGGGCGATTTGGACGGCGAGACCAGGGCGAtggtcgagaagatgatgtaTGATCAGCGGCAGAAGGAGACGGGCGGGATGACGAGTgatgagcagaagaagatggatcTCCTCAAGAAGTTTCAGGCCGATCATCCAGGTAGGCActcttttttgttttttggcAGAATATGGGGTGGTTTACTAACTAACTGTGTACAGAGATGGATTTTTCGAATGCCAAGATGGGTTAGGACAGATACCAAAACAGAGTGTATGAAGTATGAATCATGAATTGTCTTGTCCATAAAGATCTAGAATGAGCCTAATTGCACGTCCCCCTATGGTGACTGATGCAGGGCTGAATTCGACACTGTCTCAATACCGTCTACTGAGCCACAGGCTGACCGGGTCACTACCCGCGGGAATTAATTTCAATATTCCGTCCTGAACTCTGCTTCACGCCCATTAGGTACCGTAAAAttcgaagagaaagaaggcaGCTTCATGTATGTTCTACAGTCCCATCGAGTACATAGAAGTTGCATGGTCATCGCGTCATATGCGTGAAAGAGTCACAAACAAAAGGAAGATATGGGAATGCTAGGTCGAAGATATTCCAGGATAGACACCGACCCGAGGATCATTATTCGTTGGGGAGAGGGTGGCTGAAGGCggcaaaaaaagagaagtgaaaggaaggaaggatgTTCTAACGACTCTCCCAGGAAGTTCGTCGATGGCGCCGAAGGGACTGGTCGTCCGCCTCAGAACGAGCAAGACGACCGTGATGCACACCAGCTACCCGAGCCAACGGCGGCGGGTTGATAGCCACCGCCATCGCAGACGACACGGACACGGAGCGTGAGCGAGAGAATGCCGCCGAATGACGCGGGGAGTACGGCGGCGGGGGCGTTTCCCTGGTTGCCGTCGACGTGTTCCCGTAGCTGCTCGGAAAAGAGATGGCGGAAGAGCCGTCCGAGGTAACTTCTTCGTCGTAGAGATTCCGGCTCTTTTCATCGGTGGAATATTCGGACGAAGAGACCGGCGGGTCACGCATGTGAGCCTCGAGGGTTTTCTCGTGAGAACTCATGGGCCGCGCCGTGTACTGCGGCAGCGGGACCACATTGGTGTATCCGGAGTCTGCCGCGTGGGGCCCGTGCTCGGTGCCAATCTCGTGGTCGACAGCGCGGCGGACAAAGTCGCCATCAGcggagaggatgaagcgGCCGGTTGGCACTCCGCTGTGGGTGTGGGTTGAGCCCTGGGAGACTTGCATCTCTCGgcgtgaagaagaagagggtgaggCTTTGTGGTTGCAGACGAAGCAACCGCAAAGGTTGGAGAAGAACGACATGATTGAGTGATATAGAGAAAAAGATTAAAAACGAATTTGAGAATGTGTTGTGCCGTGTAACTATTCCGAAAAGAAGGCTAGAAGCGATTGACTTGTTGCATGTCGCAGCAATCGATGATTGTAGATCTAAATATGGGAAGGATCCCCCTCTCCCACTTGAGGTCAGTCGATAAACCCAGGACTGGGCAGACGACGGTCAAGGATGGACACAGGGCAGTTCAAAAAGGCATGCCGagtggaggtggaggaggaagagagtcAGAAAGGCCAGCGATGAGGCTTAGTGAGGCACCCGCAGGCATCCAGATTCTAGACCGGAGTGATTGGCCAGGCTGACGGGAAGATAAGCGGGGAGATGATTGGTGCCTCAGGTGTGCAATGCTTGGTCGTTCCCAGGTGTGAACTCCTCGATGGaccggagagagagaaaagaagtAAATGTACACCGAAAGGGCTGCAGCCGGCAACTTCTGGTGTGTCCCTGGCATATTGCACTGCAGCTACACCCTTTCCTCTCTCAGGGTGCAGCCTCACTGATCACATGATACGCTGACATAACCAGGAACCGTCCGTTGATCTCGTGAATTTTATTTTTCTAGCTTACCTTTGAGAAGGTATGTGATATCTCTTTCACGaaccacctcctccaccaccatgacaaTGGATCCCACCGTTCGCGAGGTTGTCGAAAATGCGCAGCCTCGACATCTCCCCCCACACCGCTCGCACGACCCCTCCAACAACCTCAAGCGCAGCGACCCGTTCATGTTCGGCTCGCGCTACCTCGAAGAAGGTGACAACGTCTTCGAGTTCAACGCGTGGGACCACGTCGAGCCCGACGACGAATTCAAAGCTTACGCCGAGACCCAATTTGCCAAGCAGCGTGAAACACCGGTGTCGGAGTTCGACATGAAACGATTCAACGGCGACCCGGCGAAATGGTGGGATTTGTTTTACAAAAACAACACGGCCAATTTCTTCAAGGACCGTAAGTGGCTGCGTCAGGAGTTTCCCGTGCTGGCGGATGTGACGCAGACGGATGCTGGCCGTCAGGTTGTTCTGGAGGTGGGCGCGGGGGCGGGCAATACTGCGTTCCCATTGCTGGCCAATAACCAGAATGACCAACTCATGGTGCATGCGTGCGACTTTTCCAAGTATGCTGTCAAGGTCATGCGCGAGAGCGAGCAGTACGACCCGACCCACATGGTCGCCGATGTCTGGGACGTGGCCGGCGAGCCCTCCGAGGAGAATGGTGACTCGCTTCCACCGGGTCTGACCGAGGAATCCGTCGACGTGGTGATTCTGATCTTCATTTTCTCTGCCCTAAACCCGGACCAATGGAACAAAGCCATGCGGAACATCTACCGCGTCCTGAAACCAGGCGGCCAGATTCTTTTCCGTGACTACGGCCGCGGAGACCTTGCGCAGGTGCGGTTTAAGAAGAATCGCTATATGGGCGAGAACTTCTACGCTCGCGGTGATGGCACGCGTGTGTACTTCTTTGATCAGGATCAGCTCGTTAATATGTGGAGCCAGTGGACTCCTGAGAAGGGTCTAcccgatgatgatgagccAAGAACAGGAGATGGAGTGTTTGACGTCTTGCATATGGGCGCTGATCGACGACTAATTGTCAATCGGCAGAGCAAGCTGAAGATGTATCGCTGCTGGATGCAGGGGCATTTCCGGAaacatggtggtgatgttgcTGCTGTGAGTACAACTGAGAAGAGCGagtgaaagaagaagccctCGATATGGGACAATGGCCTGGACAAGTCAAGTTTGTTTCCTCTATTGTCGGCATCTCCGGAGACAAGTCGACTCGCAACAATTCTTTCCGCCCAGCCGAGTTCCATGGTGTCCCACGCCCCCTCTCTTCGTCCGAGAAATGGAAAATCCGCTCTCGCGACTGTGAACCCGAGTCTGTTAGTTGAGGATTCCTACGGACCACTGCTTCCTAGCAAGAGGAACTCACTTCATTGACCGACGAATCGGAGTCCAGCTAAAAGGTTAGCATCGCCTTTTTTGGTTGAACCAACCGCCCTAGACAACCCGTGTTGCGACAGTGGGAGGCCCTCGGACATGATGGGCTACATCATGACCTACCTACATATTGCATCCATGTGAATCACACATGGCTTTACGATGATGACTGTACTTCAAGGTACAACCGATGTAATAAGAGATAGAGCATATATCTGCAAATCCAAAAACTCTGACGTTTCTACAAGTCTATGGAAAAGCAGCGTTAGACATCAATGCACCGGTGGACCCATAAAGACATCTGCATGTTGGAGCATAATCATAATAATCGAGGGTTGAAAATGTCATGTCGACcccgaaaaagaaaaacgcAACCAGTGCAAACAAAGTAGGTAAcaagaaaaaacaaaagatttgtgcaaaaaaaaatactTTGCCATCTGAGACAGGGACCATGACTTTCCAGGATGCACTATcctggaaagaagaatgaTGATAAAAGGATGAACATGAAATATCCAAATAATCCAGAGAACGCCGTTCATGCAGATAATGATCACCAATTATGATGTCTATGATGATGTCGTGGAGAACACAAAAGGTCCTGACCGAGCCCGAAAACCATCCCAGGTCTAATAGGTATGTTGAatgagagaagaagaaaagatcatGCCGTCAGATTGGGGCATTCGCCTTCGGCACGCTGGAAAGCGCCCGCGAACAAATCCTGCATAGCACAGTAGTGGAACAGAATCCCGCCGAGCACGGCCATATGCCAGATATTGTGACTGCCGCCAAAGTAGTCGAACAGACCGGGCTTCCATCGCTCGGGTATCTTAGAAGCATAAACGCAGGCGCCGACAAAGTAGACGAGGAGGCTCTTTACCACCGGAGCATAGAAGTACATGCACCATTCAAGGCCGCGGGTGCTGCAGAGTTGTGCGAATGGCGCGAAGCCGGTCAGGGCGAGAGTCACGTAGAAGACCACACGGGCCCATGCCATGTCGTGGCGATTGAAGGTCGGGTGCCATGGCAGGATAATACCACCGACGCCCAAGGACATGGTGAGCACGATGTAGGTCCAGCGCGAGTAGGGTTCACAGTAGAATGCGGTGTACTCGATGGTGACGATGGACGCGGCAACCAGCAAAGAAATGCCGGTGTAGTCCACGCAGGCGAAGCGCTCCATCAGGGGCTGGGAGGAAATGCTGTTCATGGTGTGCCAGAGGGTACTGCAGAACAGGCACTTGCAGgcagagaaaaagaagacgGCGGCAATCAGCACGTCGGTCTTGGTGCTCAGATGGAAATTGGGGTTGAGCGGGTAGAAATAGAAGGCGATCGACAGGACGATTACCAGTCCGATGAGGTGGGACCAAATGTTGACCAGTTCATTCGAGAAGGAAAACGCCGACGAAACGCATTCGACTTTGGATGATGTGAATCGATAGCCTCGGAGGATGTGCGGGTTCACTCGCCACGGGTCGGGCAGATCGGAGTAGGTGATTAGTCGGTTTTCCTGGGCCAGTCGAACGGCCTGATCAATGCTCTCTCGCATGGCATCACGAGCACGGCGAGCTCGTTCCATACCCTCATCAACCACTTCCCGGGCTTGGACGAGTTTCGAGTCCATAGCCTTCCAGCCATCGTCCAAGGTCCCGTAGATTCCGCGGTCGCGGACGGCGTGCGCCCGAGACTCCATTTCCGATAGGAAAGACTCCATCAGGCGCACTCCGGCCTGGGCCTTCTGCTCGAGGGTCTCTTTGGTGGCCAAGGCCTCAATGTAGCGATCCTCGAGCGTTTCCACGAAAAGCTTGGCGCGTTTCTTTCCGCTTCCCATCAATTCCCCCGAGGCCATAGAGCATTGGTCTCTCACGGCTTCTAGCGTGGCATATCCTCGTCGCAGACTGGTGTCAATTTGGACCATATGAGATTTGCGGTACTGTTCGATCCAGTGCATTCGGCGCTCCAATTCGGCCAGGAAGAGTTCGACCTAGAGGATCAAATGAGTCCCAATGCTCGTCAAACTGTTAGAGAAAGAGTACTAACCCTAATAAAGACGGTATCGGCATCCTGGTAGTCGCAGGACAATTTCCGGGAGGCGTGAAAAGAGTGCCGGCGTCGACGATCCCGCAGCAAGGCCGTGTCCTCGCTGGGggtggacgacgacgaggcagcggtggcggAGTTGGACTCCACAGTCATTGACGCTGCCAGAGCCATTGTACCGGCGGGATGTTTCATTTGAGCAGCATCCGACCGTCAATAATATGATCTGGAGGCAGTCCCTGTTGTTGGGAAAAGGATATTGTTGAGGAGGGGCCGGGGAGATCCGAGAGTCGGGGGAGGTCCCGATAATCAGGTAAGAAAACGAATATGTAcagagggaggaggagaataTGCCCAGTTCTGAAGTTATTTAAGGAGTGAAGGAGGGGCAATAAGAATAGTAGTGGGGGGAGTCGTGAGTGTATAGAATGTATGTcgaaaggagagagagagagacagtCAGCCCAACCAGCCGAGCACATGTTCGTTCTGCTGCCGATCGCCGCCCATTTCCCGTTTTCCCCTTCGCCACTTCGCTCATCGTTCAATCTTTGACCCAGACTAATCAGAACACATTctgccatggccatgattAGCGAGATCGTCACCGACGAGTCGCTGCTGCCCGTTCTCGCCACAAGTGCCGACACCCTCGCCCAGTGCCAGCACCTA
Encoded proteins:
- a CDS encoding uncharacterized protein (ID:PFLUO_004258-T1.cds;~source:funannotate) — its product is MALAASMTVESNSATAASSSSTPSEDTALLRDRRRRHSFHASRKLSCDYQDADTVFIRVELFLAELERRMHWIEQYRKSHMVQIDTSLRRGYATLEAVRDQCSMASGELMGSGKKRAKLFVETLEDRYIEALATKETLEQKAQAGVRLMESFLSEMESRAHAVRDRGIYGTLDDGWKAMDSKLVQAREVVDEGMERARRARDAMRESIDQAVRLAQENRLITYSDLPDPWRVNPHILRGYRFTSSKVECVSSAFSFSNELVNIWSHLIGLVIVLSIAFYFYPLNPNFHLSTKTDVLIAAVFFFSACKCLFCSTLWHTMNSISSQPLMERFACVDYTGISLLVAASIVTIEYTAFYCEPYSRWTYIVLTMSLGVGGIILPWHPTFNRHDMAWARVVFYVTLALTGFAPFAQLCSTRGLEWCMYFYAPVVKSLLVYFVGACVYASKIPERWKPGLFDYFGGSHNIWHMAVLGGILFHYCAMQDLFAGAFQRAEGECPNLTA